In Bradyrhizobium sp. 1(2017), one DNA window encodes the following:
- a CDS encoding urease subunit beta → MIPGELFIQDGEIELNVGRKTVTLTVANTGDRPIQVGSHYHFFETNPALKFDRKKSRGMRLDIAAGTAVRFEPGQTRDVQLVAMAGKKTIYGFRGDVMGKL, encoded by the coding sequence ATGATCCCCGGCGAACTCTTCATCCAGGACGGCGAGATCGAGCTCAACGTCGGTCGCAAGACCGTGACGCTGACGGTGGCCAACACCGGCGACCGCCCGATTCAGGTCGGCTCGCACTACCATTTCTTCGAGACCAACCCGGCGCTGAAATTCGACCGTAAGAAATCCCGCGGGATGCGCCTCGACATCGCCGCCGGCACCGCCGTCCGCTTCGAGCCCGGCCAGACCCGCGACGTCCAGCTCGTCGCCATGGCGGGCAAGAAGACGATCTACGGTTTTCGTGGCGACGTGATGGGGAAGCTGTGA
- a CDS encoding HD domain-containing protein, with product MWPPVRFISEAAEVAARRHKSMMRKGRDNEPYANHLAEVANFLAVATNGADAELVAAGWLHDTLEDTETTIEELSARFSDRVASLVIECTDDMSLPKAERRRRQIVDAPKKSADAKLIKIADKISNIGARIRSNPTTEQRADLTEYTDWAVQVVAGCRGGNAYLDEIFDDVVKRARAS from the coding sequence ATGTGGCCGCCCGTCCGGTTCATTTCCGAAGCTGCCGAAGTGGCCGCTCGCCGGCATAAGAGTATGATGCGTAAGGGGCGAGACAACGAGCCCTACGCAAATCATCTTGCCGAAGTCGCGAACTTCCTTGCTGTCGCAACGAACGGTGCGGATGCCGAGCTCGTTGCAGCCGGCTGGCTGCACGATACGCTCGAGGACACCGAGACGACTATCGAAGAGCTCTCAGCAAGATTCTCTGATCGTGTGGCTTCCCTCGTCATCGAATGCACAGATGATATGAGCTTGCCAAAGGCTGAGCGGCGGAGGCGACAGATTGTCGATGCGCCGAAGAAGTCGGCTGATGCCAAGCTCATCAAAATTGCCGACAAGATCAGCAATATCGGGGCTCGTATTCGTTCCAACCCGACCACTGAGCAGCGTGCCGACCTGACCGAGTACACCGATTGGGCGGTGCAGGTCGTCGCGGGCTGCCGCGGCGGTAATGCCTACCTCGACGAAATATTCGACGATGTGGTGAAACGAGCGAGAGCTTCGTAG